The genomic region CGCTCCAGCACAAACTGTTCATCCGCCGTGGGGCTCTGGGACTCAAGATAGCCCAAGGCTGCGCCGGCATCGCCCAAGGCTCCGGATACCACAATCAGGTCACCGGGCCTAGCTCCAGAACGGCAGATGGCGCTGCCCTGCTCCACGAAGCCATGCACCTGTACGCTTAGCGTCAGAGGGCCGCGGGTTGTGTCACCCCCGGCGAGGGCTAGGCCAAACGATTCGGCAGCTTGACCAAGCCCAAGAGTAAAATCGCGCAACCAGGGCTCATTGACCTCGGGCAGTGTCAGCGCAAGCGTAAAACAGGCAGGGTCGGCGCCCATGGCCGCAAGATCGCTGGCGGCAACCGCGAGTGTTCTCCAAGCAAGATAATCGGGGCGATAGTTGAGGGGGAAATGTACGCCTTCAACCAGCGTATCGATAGAAAAAACCAAGTCGGAACCGGAAGGTACTTTCTGAACCGCACAGTCGTCGCCCGGCCCCACTACAACAGAGTGGGAACCGCGTAAACCGGCTAACGGCATAAAGTACTGCCGAATCAGCTCAAATTCACCCATCCGTTAGCTCGGACGGGTCTCGGCAAAGCGCAAACGCCGGCCTAACTTATCCAGCACGCTGTTAACGAACTTGTGCCCTTCTGTGCCGCCGAACCTTTTTGCCAGCTCAATGCCTTCGTTGATCACCACTTTGTAGGGCACATCCAAGCGGTGGCGCAATTCATAGGCACCCACACGAACAATGGCCAACTCCACAGGATCTACCTCCTGCAGCGGGCGATCAAGAAATGGTTCAATCAACCTGTCGAGCTCTGCCTGCTCGCGGTGAACACCGCGCAGAACATCACGGAAGAACAGGGTATCCACCTTGGTCATGTCGTTGTCGACCATGAACTCGGCTTCGATATCTGAAATCGGGCTCTTGGTAAAGTGGCGCTGATAAAGCCCCTGCATT from Marinobacter sp. LV10R510-11A harbors:
- the thiL gene encoding thiamine-phosphate kinase, whose translation is MGEFELIRQYFMPLAGLRGSHSVVVGPGDDCAVQKVPSGSDLVFSIDTLVEGVHFPLNYRPDYLAWRTLAVAASDLAAMGADPACFTLALTLPEVNEPWLRDFTLGLGQAAESFGLALAGGDTTRGPLTLSVQVHGFVEQGSAICRSGARPGDLIVVSGALGDAGAALGYLESQSPTADEQFVLERYHHPEPRLTLGVALRHLATAAIDISDGLLADLNHILEASTVGASIKRARVPVSPALTRLKGNAAIDYALHSGDDYELCATIPKSSWANAPTLLKQQLTVIGVIESSPGLRLDGADVKSGSGAVGFDHFRRKA
- the nusB gene encoding transcription antitermination factor NusB, translating into MSDTEDTTSRPAPSGQPKAGDRRRARVLAMQGLYQRHFTKSPISDIEAEFMVDNDMTKVDTLFFRDVLRGVHREQAELDRLIEPFLDRPLQEVDPVELAIVRVGAYELRHRLDVPYKVVINEGIELAKRFGGTEGHKFVNSVLDKLGRRLRFAETRPS